In Desulfovibrio sp. 86, the following proteins share a genomic window:
- the lepB gene encoding signal peptidase I, producing MTTLLRSAPPKKPLWREYGEALLVALLLALVIRTFVVQAFKIPSESMLQTLLVGDHLLASKFSYGVKVPFTNYYVYKGSDPQRGEIIIFEYPNDPSVDYIKRIVGVPGDIIEVRNKQLYRNGEAVKESYIRFTQPDRIEPVRDNFGPVTVPEGKYFVMGDNRDNSLDSRFWGFVGRNAIRAKAWRIYWSWGGLGDMRWDRMGKKVE from the coding sequence ATGACCACGCTTTTGAGATCTGCGCCTCCCAAAAAGCCCCTGTGGCGCGAATATGGCGAAGCCCTTTTAGTGGCCTTGCTGCTTGCTCTCGTAATTCGTACATTTGTCGTGCAAGCATTTAAGATACCTTCTGAATCCATGCTGCAAACCCTGCTTGTGGGCGATCACCTGCTGGCCAGCAAATTTTCCTATGGCGTCAAGGTGCCCTTTACCAATTACTACGTCTACAAGGGCAGTGATCCGCAGCGCGGCGAAATCATCATTTTTGAATACCCCAACGACCCCAGCGTAGACTACATCAAGCGCATTGTGGGCGTGCCCGGCGATATTATCGAGGTGCGCAACAAGCAGTTGTACCGCAATGGCGAGGCCGTCAAGGAAAGCTATATCCGCTTTACCCAGCCCGACCGCATAGAGCCGGTGCGCGACAATTTCGGCCCGGTGACGGTGCCCGAAGGCAAGTATTTCGTCATGGGCGACAATCGCGACAATTCGCTGGATTCGCGCTTCTGGGGTTTTGTGGGCCGCAACGCCATCCGCGCCAAGGCCTGGCGCATCTACTGGTCGTGGGGCGGGCTTGGCGACATGCGCTGGGACCGTATGGGCAAAAAGGTGGAATAG